A portion of the Homo sapiens chromosome 16, GRCh38.p14 Primary Assembly genome contains these proteins:
- the CDH15 gene encoding cadherin-15 preproprotein, translating into MDAAFLLVLGLLAQSLCLSLGVPGWRRPTTLYPWRRAPALSRVRRAWVIPPISVSENHKRLPYPLVQIKSDKQQLGSVIYSIQGPGVDEEPRGVFSIDKFTGKVFLNAMLDREKTDRFRLRAFALDLGGSTLEDPTDLEIVVVDQNDNRPAFLQEAFTGRVLEGAVPGTYVTRAEATDADDPETDNAALRFSILQQGSPELFSIDELTGEIRTVQVGLDREVVAVYNLTLQVADMSGDGLTATASAIITLDDINDNAPEFTRDEFFMEAIEAVSGVDVGRLEVEDRDLPGSPNWVARFTILEGDPDGQFTIRTDPKTNEGVLSIVKALDYESCEHYELKVSVQNEAPLQAAALRAERGQAKVRVHVQDTNEPPVFQENPLRTSLAEGAPPGTLVATFSARDPDTEQLQRLSYSKDYDPEDWLQVDAATGRIQTQHVLSPASPFLKGGWYRAIVLAQDDASQPRTATGTLSIEILEVNDHAPVLAPPPPGSLCSEPHQGPGLLLGATDEDLPPHGAPFHFQLSPRLPELGRNWSLSQVNVSHARLRPRHQVPEGLHRLSLLLRDSGQPPQQREQPLNVTVCRCGKDGVCLPGAAALLAGGTGLSLGALVIVLASALLLLVLVLLVALRARFWKQSRGKGLLHGPQDDLRDNVLNYDEQGGGEEDQDAYDISQLRHPTALSLPLGPPPLRRDAPQGRLHPQPPRVLPTSPLDIADFINDGLEAADSDPSVPPYDTALIYDYEGDGSVAGTLSSILSSQGDEDQDYDYLRDWGPRFARLADMYGHPCGLEYGARWDHQAREGLSPGALLPRHRGRTA; encoded by the exons AGCCTCTGCCTGTCTTTGGGGGTTCCTGGATGGAGGAGGCCCACCACCCTGTACCCCTGGCGCCGGGCGCCTGCCCTGAGCCGCGTGCGGAGGGCCTGGGTCATCCCCCCGATCAGCGTATCCGAGAACCACAAGCGTCTCCCCTACCCCCTGGTTCAG ATCAAGTCGGACAAGCAGCAGCTGGGCAGCGTCATCTACAGCATCCAGGGACCCGGCGTGGATGAGGAGCCCCGGGGCGTCTTCTCTATCGACAAGTTCACAGGGAAGGTCTTCCTCAATGCCATGCTGGACCGCGAGAAGACTGATCGCTTCAGG CTAAGAGCGTTTGCCCTGGACCTGGGAGGATCCACCCTGGAGGACCCCACGGACCTGGAGATTGTAGTTGTGGATCAGAATGACAACCGGCCAGCCTTCCTGCAGGAGGCGTTCACTGGCCGCGTGCTGGAGGGTGCAGTCCCAG GCACCTATGTGACCAGGGCAGAGGCCACAGATGCCGACGACCCCGAGACGGACAACGCAGCGCTGCGGTTCTCCATCCTGCAGCAGGGCAGCCCCGAGCTCTTCAGCATCGACGAGCTCACAGGAGAGATCCGCACAGTGCAAGTGGGGCTGGACCGCGAG GTGGTCGCGGTGTACAATCTGACCCTGCAGGTGGCGGACATGTCTGGAGACGGCCTCACAGCCACTGCCTCAGCCATCATCACCCTTGATGACATCAATGACAATGCCCCCGAGTTCACCAGGGATGAG TTCTTCATGGAGGCCATAGAGGCCGTCAGCGGAGTGGATGTGGGACGCCTGGAAGTGGAGGACAGGGACCTGCCAGGCTCCCCAAACTGGGTGGCCAGGTTCACCATCCTGGAAGGCGACCCCGATGGGCAGTTCACCATCCGCACGGACCCCAAGACCAACGAGGGTGTTCTGTCCATTGTGAAG GCCCTGGACTATGAGAGCTGTGAACACTACGAACTCAAAGTGTCGGTGCAGAATGAGGCCCCGCTGCAGGCGGCTGCCCTTAGGGCTGAGCGGGGCCAGGCCAAGGTCCGCGTGCATGTGCAGGACACCAACGAGCCCCCCGTGTTCCAGGAGAACCCACTTCGGACCAGCCTAGCAGAGGGGGCACCCCCAGGCACTCTGGTGGCCACCTTCTCTGCCCGGGACCCTGACACAGAGCAGCTGCAGAGGCTCAG CTACTCCAAGGACTACGACCCGGAAGACTGGCTGCAAGTGGACGCAGCCACTGGCCGGATCCAGACCCAGCACGTGCTCAGCCCGGCGTCCCCCTTCCTCAAGGGCGGCTGGTACAGAGCCATCGTCCTGGCCCAGGATGACG CCTCCCAGCCCCGCACCGCCACCGGCACCCTGTCCATCGAGATCCTGGAGGTGAACGACCATGCACCTGTGCTGGCCCCGCCGCCGCCGGGCAGCCTGTGCAGCGAGCCACACCAAGGCCCAGGCCTCCTCCTGGGCGCCACGGATGAGGACCTGCCCCCCCACGGGGCCCCCTTCCACTTCCAGCTGAGCCCCAGGCTCCCAGAGCTCGGCCGGAACTGGAGCCTCAGCCAGGTCAACG TGAGCCACGCGCGCCTGCGGCCGCGACACCAGGTCCCCGAAGGCCTGCACCGCCTCAGCCTGCTGCTCCGGGACTCGGGGCAGCCGCCCCAGCAGCGCGAGCAGCCTCTGAACGTGACCGTGTGCCGCTGCGGCAAGGACGGCGTCTGCCTGCCGGGGGCCGCAGCGCTGCTGGCGGGGGGCACAGGCCTCAGCCTGGGCGCACTGGTCATCGTGCTGGCCAGCGCCCTCCTGCTGCTGG TGCTGGTCCTGCTCGTGGCACTCCGGGCGCGGTTCTGGAAGCAGTCTCGGGGCAAGGGGCTGCTGCACGGCCCCCAGGACGACCTTCGAGACAATGTCCTCAACTACGATGAGCAAGGAGGCGGGGAGGAGGACCAG GACGCCTACGACATCAGCCAGCTGCGTCACCCGACAGCGCTGAGCCTGCCTCTGGGACCGCCGCCACTTCGCAGAGATGCCCCGCAGGGCCGCCTGCACCCCCAGCCACCCCGAGTGCTGCCCACCAGCCCCCTGGACATCGCCGACTTCATCAATGAT GGCTTGGAGGCTGCAGATAGTGACCCCAGTGTGCCGCCTTACGACACAGCCCTCATCTATGACTACGAGGGTGACGGCTCGGTGGCGGGGACGCTGAGCTCCATCCTGTCCAGCCAGGGCGATGAGGACCAGGACTACGACTACCTCAGAGACTGGGGGCCCCGCTTCGCCCGGCTGGCAGACATGTATGGGCACCCGTGCGGGTTGGAGTACGGGGCCAGATGGGACCACCAGGCCAGGGAGGGTCTTTCTCCTGGGGCACTGCTACCCAGACACAGAGGCCGGACAGCCTGA